The Drosophila bipectinata strain 14024-0381.07 chromosome 2L, DbipHiC1v2, whole genome shotgun sequence genome has a segment encoding these proteins:
- the Ca-alpha1D gene encoding voltage-dependent calcium channel type D subunit alpha-1 isoform X6, whose translation MNTGDHKEKASQQQQQTQQIQQQPQQQQQLPQHPDQQQQQQPINRYDALDNSSSNNKLNRKYNNDKDKDKSSDRNREASRDSSLLPASVVIIDESCPVKSQKSPTGIEPSSSIMPRGGTSSSQRRRQLQFQRQKEATLYDRGDEATASSSSSAPPPAPGSGSTQSVKGGGELVNCIAYDDNTLVIERKPSPTSPASSRRYLKADTPTRGSRKYNRKSSAAKSDLEVVMVRPEHHHQHRSPTITLPVPTTPLTTSASAGASPTGAVLGSGLGSVSGSGTGTGTGTVLQQSCSALDQSEDAGQATTSRRRPTSTELALSNVTSQIVNNATYKLDLKQRRRRSNNGASDPAAGIASGSGPVSGSGTSPGQSAGPSNGGSRRRKSSCTSCGGGGISAPGPRLTPEEAWQLQPQNSVTSAGSTNSSFSSGGGRDDDSSYSAVGGDSSSSNSCNCDITGDNSTLHGFGVGDVSSFIGDDECEEDEDDANHPDLSSQTLRTAAIVAAVAAAAKEQQDQQDQSLSLGAAATDCESFSERRQDADEGVRIIQESGGNNDSLEDVGEVDDNADVVVRKNSRNRPSIRRTCRITEEDDDEFYEDDQDQQGDDDEEPEGTTIDIDEQGHPDQDEDPEDDEDVDEYFEEEEDDTQAFSPFYSSSAELIDNFGGGAGKFFNIMDFERGASGGGSFSPGGNGPGSGENSARYDGGEAELGGGNNIMGIDSMGIANIPETMNGTTIGPSGAGGQKAAPGAAGQKRPQRRGKPQPDRPQRALFCLTVKNPLRALCIRIVEWKPFEFLILLTIFANCIALAVYTPYPGSDSNVTNQTLEKVEYIFLVIFTAECVMKILAYGFMLHNGAYLRNGWNLLDFTIVVIGAISTALSHLMKDAFDVKALRAFRVLRPLRLVSGVPSLQVVLNSILKAMVPLFHIALLVIFVIIIYAIIGLELFSGKLHKACRDEITGEYEDEIRPCGVGRACPEGMKCYGGWEGPNDGITNFDNFGLAMLTVFQCVTLEGWTDVLYNIQDSMGSDWQWMYFISMVILGAFFVMNLILGVLSGEFSKERNKAKNRGDFQKLREKQQIEEDLRGYLDWITQAEDIEPDAVGGLIPDGKVKQMNEMDSTENLGEEMPEVQLTESRWRKMKKDFDRVNRRMRRACRKAVKSQAFYWLIIVLVFLNTGVLATEHYRQVDWLDNFQEYTNVVFIGLFTCEMLLKMYSLGFQGYFVSLFNRFDCFVVIGSISETLLTNTGMMPPLGVSVLRCVRLLRVFKVTKYWRSLSNLVASLLNSIQSIASLLLLLFLFIVIFALLGMQVFGGKFNFDGKEEKYRMNFDCFWQALLTVFQIMTGEDWNAVMYTGINAYGGVSSYGALACIYFIILFICGNYILLNVFLAIAVDNLADADSLSEEVEKDEEPHDDSAFKKSHSPTPTIDGEDHLSIDIDMEPHELDDEEKMDHETLSDEEVREMCEEEQEDSHSEVSAHATARPRRLSEVSMKKTKKPIPRGSAFFIFSYTNRFRVFCHWLCNHSNFGNIILCCIMFSSAMLAAENPLRSDDDLNKVLNKFDYFFTAVFTIELILKLIAYGFVLHDGAFCRSAFNLLDLLVVCVSLVSLVFSSNAISVVKILRVLRVLRPLRAINRAKGLKHVVQCVIVAVKTIGNIVLVTCLLQFMFAVIGVQLFKGKFFKCSDGSKMTEDECFGTYLVYDDGDIHKPRLKEREWKNYGFHFDDVAKGMLTLFTVSTFEGWPGLLYVSIDSNKENGGPIHNFRPIVAAYYIIYIIIIAFFMVNIFVGFVIVTFQNEGEQEYKNCDLDKNQRNCIEFALKAKPVRRYIPKHGIQYKVWWFVTSSSFEYTVFVLIMINTVTLAMKFYNQPQWYTELLDALNMIFTAVFALEFVFKLAAFRFKNYFGDAWNVFDFIIVLGSFIDIVYSEIKSKDTSQASCDIVEGCKSRAKAAGSNLISINFFRLFRVMRLVKLLSKGEGIRTLLWTFIKSFQALPYVALLIVLLFFIYAVVGMQVFGKIELDGGGAITSNNNFQTFQQAVLVLFRSATGEAWQDIMMSCSAQPDVKCDPRSDSKGELCGSSIAYPYFISFYVLCSFLIINLFVAVIMDNFDYLTRDWSILGPHHLDEFIRLWSEYDPDAKGRIKHLDVVTLLRKISPPLGFGKLCPHRMACKRLVSMNMPLNSDGTVLFNATLFAVVRTSLSIKTDGNIDDANAELRATIKQIWKRTNPKLLDQVVPPPGNDDEVTVGKFYATYLIQDYFRRFKKRKEQEGKEGHPDSNTVTLQAGLRTLHEVSPALKRAISGNLDELDQEPEPMHRRHHTLFGSVWSSIRRHGNGTFRRSAKATSSQSNGALTLGGSPSGAVGVGGSSLVLGSADPAGDYLYDNLNRSVADGVNHITRNIMQARLAAAGKLQDELHVAGSGGELRTFGESISMRPLAKNGGAVGGGVAAATVAGTLPPEANAISYDNRNRGILLHPYNNVYAPNGAIPGHERMIQSTPASPYDQRRLPTSYEMNGLAESLIGGVLAAEGLGKYCDSELVGMASREMQEALDMTPEEMNLAAHQILSNEHSLSLIGSSNGSIFGGSASGLGGLSGGGGGSSNIRNAFGGSGSGPSSLSPQHQPYSGTLQSPPIPDNRLRRVATVTTSNNNHKSPNGQNRTNNLNSSQVTMSPTMQQQPQQQPPQKSPPRGQGNHTFSS comes from the exons ATGAATACAG GAGACCATAAAGAGAAAGCCTctcaacaacagcaacaaacgCAACAAATACAGcaacagccgcagcagcagcaacaattgcCGCAGCATCCAgaccaacaacagcaacagcaaccaaTTAATAGATATGATGCCTTGGACAATTCTAGTTcgaataataaattaaatcgtAAATACAATAACGATAAGGATAAGGATAAATCTAGCGATAGGAATCGGGAAGCGAGCAGGGATTCGTCGTTGTTGCCCGCCAGTGTTGTCATCATCGATGAATCATGCCCTGTGAAGAGCCAGAAATCACCGACCGGCATCGAGCCGAGCTCGAGCATCATGCCAAGAGGTGGCACCTCCTCCTCGCAACGACGCCGCCAATTGCAATTCCAGAGACAAAAGGAGGCCACGCTTTATGACCGTGGAGATGAGGCAACAGCCTCGTCCTCATCCTCCGCCCCGCCCCCAGCCCCCGGCTCCGGCTCCACCCAGAGTGTGAAGGGGGGCGGGGAGCTGGTGAATTGTATAGCCTACGATGACAACACCCTGGTTATCGAGCGCAAGCCCTCGCCCACATCCCCCGCCTCCTCGCGACGCTATCTGAAGGCGGACACCCCGACGCGTGGCAGTCGGAAGTACAACCGCAAATCCTCGGCAGCCAAGAGCGATTTGGAGGTGGTCATGGTCAGGCCGGAACACCATCACCAGCACCGGTCACCGACGATAACGCTTCCAGTGCCCACGACACCACTGACCACATCGGCATCGGCGGGCGCTTCTCCAACCGGAGCGGTATTGGGTTCAGGACTGGGATCGGTATCGGGATCAGGCACGGGAACGGGAACAGGAACGGTCCTGCAACAAAG TTGCAGTGCCCTCGACCAGTCAGAGGACGCCGGCCAGGCCACCACCTCGAGGAGACGACCCACCAGCACCGAGCTCGCCCTCAGCAACGTCACTAGTCAGATTGTAAACAACGCCACCTACAAGCTTGACTTAAAACAGCGCCGCCGCAGGAGcaacaacggggcaagtgacCCGGCGGCGGGAATAGCCTCCGGATCCGGGCCTGTTTCCGGGTCGGGCACCAGTCCGGGCCAGTCGGCGGGTCCTTCGAACGGCGGAAGTCGGCGACGCAAGTCGAGTTGTACGAGTTGCGGGGGCGGTGGCATTAGTGCACCGGGACCCAGGCTAACGCCCGAGGAGGCGTGGCAGCTGCAACCACAGAATAGTGTGACCAGTGCCGgcagcaccaacagcagcTTTAGCAGCGGGGGAGGACGCGACGACGATAGCAGCTACAGTGCCGTTGGCggcgacagcagcagcagcaatagttgcaattgcgacatcaccGGCGACAATAGTACGTTGCATGGTTTCGGGGTCGGTGACGTCAGCAGCTTCATCGGAGACGACGAGTGcgaggaggacgaggacgacgcTAACCACCCAGATCTCAGTTCACAGACTCTGCGCACCGCAGCCATTGTAGCGGCAGTTGCGGCAGCGGCCAAGGAGCAACAGGACCAGCAGGATCAGTCTCTGTCGCTGGGGGCAGCGGCCACCGACTGCGAGAGCTTTAGCGAGCGACGGCAGGATGCCGATGAGGGCGTCCGGATCATCCAGGAAAGCGGCGGGAACAACGACTCACTCGAGGACGTCGGCGAGGTCGATGACAATGCCGATGTTGTAGTGAGAAAGAATTCGCGCAACCGACCCTCGATCAGGAGGACATGTAGGATTACCGAAGAGGACGACGACGAGTTCTACGAAGACGATCAGGACCAGCAGggcgacgacgacgaggagcCCGAGGGCACCACCATAGACATTGATGAACAGGGCCATCCAGACCAGGACGAGGACCCCGAGGACGACGAGGACGTGGACGAGTACTTTGAGGAGGAAGAGGACGACACTCAGGCCTTCTCACCCTTCTACTCCAGCTCGGCAGAGTTGATAGATAATTTTGGCGGCGGCGCGGGCAAGTTTTTCAACATAATGGACTTTGAGCGAGGAGCCTCCGGCGGTGGCAGTTTCTCGCCAGGGGGCAATGGACCCGGCAGCGGTGAAAACTCGGCCCGGTACGATGGCGGCGAGGCGGAGTTAGGCGGCGGCAACAACATAATGG GCATCGACTCCATGGGCATTGCAAACATTCCGGAGACCATGAACGGCACCACCATTGGACCCAGCGGTGCGGGTGGCCAAAAAGCCGCCCCTGGTGCCGCCGGTCAGAAACGGCCCCAACGGCGGGGCAAGCCGCAACCGGATCGTCCACAGCGAGCCCTTTTCTGCCTGACCGTCAAGAACCCTTTGCGAGCCCTTTGCATTCGCATCGTGGAGTGGAA ACCATTTGAGTTCCTTATTTTGTTAACCATATTTGCCAATTGTATTGCCTTGGCCGTTTATACGCCTTATCCAGGCAGCGATTCGAATGTTACGAATCAAACCTTG GAAAAAGTTGAATATATATTCCTAGTTATATTCACAGCGGAATGTGTTATGAAAATTTTAGCATATGGTTTTATGTTACATAATGGTGCATATCTAAGAAATGGATGGAATTTATTAGattttacaattgtagttaTAGG AGCAATAAGTACAGCACTTTCTCATTTGATGAAGGATGCCTTCGATGTGAAGGCCCTCCGTGCCTTTCGAGTGCTGCGTCCACTGCGACTTGTATCGGGTGTACCAA GTCTACAGGTTGTGcttaattcaattttaaagGCCATGGTGCCACTGTTTCACATTGCACTCCTGGTCATATTCGTAATCATTATCTATGCGATCATCGGCCTAGAGCTCTTCTCGGGCAAGTTGCACAAGGCGTGTCGCGATGAAATCACAG GTGAATATGAGGATGAAATTCGGCCTTGTGGTGTGGGCCGTGCCTGCCCGGAGGGCATGAAGTGCTACGGCGGCTGGGAGGGACCCAATGACGGCATCACGAACTTCGACAACTTCGGCCTGGCCATGTTGACGGTGTTCCAGTGCGTCACCCTAGAGGGCTGGACTGATGTGCTCTATAAC ATTCAAGATTCCATGGGCAGCGACTGGCAGTGGATGTACTTTATTTCGATGGTCATCCTGGGTGCCTTTTTTGTGATGAATCTGATTCTCGGTGTGTTGTCCGGTGAGTTCTCCAAGGAGCGTAACAAGGCCAAGAATCGCGGCGACTTCCAAAAGCTGCGCGAGAAGCAACAGATCGAAGAGGACCTGCGGGGCTATCTCGACTGGATAACCCAGGCCGAGGACATAGAACCCGATGCTGTGGGTGGTCTGATACCCGATGGGAAGGTCAAGCAAATGAATGAAATGGACTCGACCGAGAATCTGGGCGAAGAGATGCCCGAGGTCCAGCTGACTGAGTCGCGATggcgaaaaatgaaaaaagacTTCGATCGGGTTAACCGCAGGATGCGGCGAGCCTGTCGCAAAGCCGTCAAGTCTCAGGCCTTCTATTGGCTTATTATTGTCCTGGTTTTCCTCAACACCGGCGTCTTGGCCACAGAGCACTACAGGCAGGTGGATTGGTTGGACAATTTTCAAG AATACACGAACGTGGTCTTCATCGGTCTCTTCACCTGTGAAATGTTACTGAAAATGTACAGTCTGGGCTTTCAGGGCTACTTTGTATCCCTGTTCAATCGCTTTGATTGTTTTGTGGTGATTGGTAGTATTTCCGAAACACTTTTGACCAATACAGGAATGATGCCGCCTTTGGGTGTTTCTGTGCTGCGTTGTGTGCGTCTTCTCCGTGTCTTCAAAGTGACCAA atactGGAGGTCTCTTTCCAATCTCGTTGCTTCCCTTTTGAACTCTATACAATCAATTGCTTCGCTTCTGTTACTGCTCTTCCTGTTTATTGTGATATTTGCTCTACTGGGCATGCAAGTCTTCGGcggaaaatttaattttgacgGCAAAGAGGAGAAGTATAGGATGAACTTTGACTGCTTTTGGCAGGCTTTGCTCACAGTCTTTCAG ATCATGACTGGTGAGGATTGGAATGCTGTGATGTATACCGGCATCAATGCCTATGGTGGAGTGTCTTCTTACGGGGCCCTGGCCTGTATTtactttataattttgttcattTGTGGTAATTACATTCTGTTGAACGTGTTCTTGGCCATTGCTGTGGATAATTTGGCTGATGCCGACTCCCTATCGGAGGAGGTGGAAAAGGATGAGGAACCA CATGATGACTCAGCTTTCAAGAAGTCCCATAGTCCCACTCCAACAATTGATGGCGAAGATCATCTGAGCATCGATATAGACATGGAACCTCATGAGTTGGATGACGAGGAGAAGAT GGATCATGAAACCCTTTCCGATGAAGAAGTTCGTGAAATGTGCGAGGAGGAACAAGAAG ACTCCCATTCTGAAGTATCAGCCCATGCCACTGCACGACCCCGGCGTTTATCTGAAGTCAGCATGAAGAAGACTAAAAAGCCCATACCGCGAGGCAgtgcatttttcattttcagttaTACAAACAG ATTCCGAGTCTTCTGCCATTGGCTTTGCAACCACAGCAATTTCGGCAACATTATCCTATGTTGCATCATGTTCTCATCGGCTATGTTGGCGGCAGAAAATCCATTGAGATCCGACGACGATTTGAACAAA gtTCTCAATaagtttgattattttttcacgGCAGTTTTCACAATAGAACTGATTCTGAAATTGATTGCATACGGCTTCGTTTTACACGACGGAGCCTTTTGCAGATCCGCATTTAATCTATTAGATTTACTTGTGGTCTGCGTATCATTGGTATCACTAGTGTTCAG TTCGAATGCGATCTCAGTCGTGAAAATTCTACGTGTGCTCCGTGTTTTAAGGCCACTCAGAGCTATTAATCGTGCCAAGGGTCTCAAG CATGTTGTTCAATGTGTCATAGTCGCAGTTAAGACTATTGGAAATATTGTGCTCGTCACATGCCTACTGCAATTCATGTTTGCCGTGATAGGAGTCCAATTGTTTAAG GGAAAGTTTTTCAAGTGCTCTGATGGTTCCAAAATGACCGAGGACGAATGCTT TGGCACATACTTGGTCTATGATGATGGCGATATTCACAAGCCACGCTTGAAGGAGCGGGAATGGAAAAATTATGGTTTTCATTTCGACGATGTGGCTAAGGGGATGTTGACCCTGTTTACGGTCTCCACCTTTGAGGGTTGGCCAGG ATTGCTATATGTTTCAATCGATTCAAATAAGGAGAATGGCGGTCCAATACACAATTTCCGTCCGATCGTAGCTGCCTACTATATAATCTACATTATCATTATTGCCTTCTTCATGGTGAACATATTCGTCGGTTTCGTTATTGTCACTTTCCAGAACGAGGGTGAACAGGAATATAAAAATTGTGATCTGGACAAGAATCAGCGCAACTGCATAGAGTTTGCTTTGAAAGCGAAGCCAGTACGTCGATATATACCCAAGCATGGTATACAATATAAAGTCTGGTGGTTTGTCACATCGTCATCCTTTGAGTATACAGTCTTTGTGTTAATTATGATAAACACTGTAACACTGGCTATGAAGTTTTACAATCAACCCCAGTGGTATACAGAGCTTTTAGATGCCTTGAATATGATTTTTACGGCAGTTTTTGCATTAGAGTTTGTCTTTAAACTGGCCGCTTTTCGATTTAAA AACTATTTTGGAGATGCCTGGAACGTGTTTGATTTTATCATTGTTTTGGGCAGCTTTATAGATATCGTCTACTCTGAAATTAAG AGCAAAGATACTTCTCAAGCATCCTGCGATATTGTTGAAGGTTGTAAATCTAGAGCCAAAGCT gctGGTTCAAATTTGATATCCATCAACTTCTTCCGACTGTTTCGTGTGATGCGACTTGTTAAGCTCCTAAGCAAAGGCGAAGGCATTCGAACCTTACTCTGGACCTTCATTAAATCCTTTCAGGCCCTGCCTTATGTAGCTTTGCTCATTGTACTTTTGTTCTTCATCTACGCGGTGGTCGGAATGCAA gTGTTTGGAAAAATTGAATTGGATGGTGGAGGAGCCATTACGAGCAACAATAACTTCCAGACCTTCCAGCAGGCGGTACTGGTTCTCTTCCGTTCGGCCACCGGCGAAGCCTGGCAGGATATTATGATGTCCTGCTCTGCCCAGCCGGACGTAAAGTGCGATCCACGTTCTGATTCGAAGGGTGAACTCTGCGGCTCCTCTATTGCTTATCCATACTTCATTTCCTTCTACGTTCTCTGCTCGTTTTTG ATTATTAATCTTTTCGTTGCCGTCATTATGGACAACTTTGACTACCTGACGCGAGATTGGTCCATCCTGGGACCCCATCACCTGGACGAGTTTATTCGTCTGTGGAGCGAATACGATCCGGATGCTAAGGGTCGCATCAAGCATCTGGATGTGGTGACCCTACTAAGAAAGATATCCCCGCCGCTGGGCTTTGGAAAACTGTGTCCCCATCGCATGGCCTGCAAGCGGCTGGTGTCCATGAACATGCCACTCAACTCCGACGGCACTGTCCTTTTCAATGCAACTCTCTTTGCCGTGGTCCGGACCTCCCTGAGCATCAAAACCGATGGCAATATCGATGATGCCAATGCGGAACTGCGGGCCACCATCAAACAGATCTGGAAGAGAACCAATCCCAAGCTATTGGACCAGGTCGTACCGCCACCCGGCAACGATGACGAGGTGACTGTGGGCAAGTTTTATGCCACCTACCTGATCCAGGACTATTTCCGGCGCTTCAAAAAGCGCAAGGAGCAAGAGGGCAAGGAGGGTCATCCCGACAGCAACACCGTCACTCTGCAGGCCGGTCTGCGGACCCTTCACGAGGTCTCTCCAGCGCTTAAGAGGGCCATTTCTGGTAATCTTGATGAACTGGACCAGGAACCAGAGCCCATGCACCGG CGCCACCATACTCTCTTTGGAAGTGTTTGGTCCTCTATCCGCCGGCATGGCAATGGCACCTTCCGGCGCAGCGCCAAGGCCACCTCCTCTCAGAGCAACGGCGCCCTAACGCTGGGCGGTTCCCCCTCAGGAGCAGTTGGGGTGGGTGGAAGCTCCCTGGTGCTGGGCAGTGCTGATCCGGCCGGAGACTACCTGTACGACAACCTGAACCGGAGCGTGGCCGACGGCGTCAACCACATCACCCGGAACATCATGCAGGCCCGCCTGGCAGCGGCCGGCAAGCTGCAGGACGAGCTTCATGTGGCTGGCAGTGGCGGAGAACTGAGGACCTTTGGCGAAAGCATCTCCATGCGGCCACTGGCCAAGAACGGAGGTGCGGTCGGAGGTGgagtggctgcggctacgGTAGCCGGAACGCTGCCACCCGAGGCGAATGCGATATCTTATGA CAACCGCAATCGTGGTATTTTATTGCATCCATATAACAATG TCTACGCACCCAATGGTGCTATTCCTGGCCACGAACGCATGATCCAATCGACCCCAGCTAGTCCATACGATCAGCGTCGTTTACCAACTTCATATGAAATGAACGGCCTAGCCGAGTCATTGATTGGAGGG GTACTCGCCGCTGAGGGATTGGGTAAATACTGTGACTCCGAGCTCGTGGGGATGGCATCCCGCGAAATGCAAGAAGCCTTAGATATGACGCCCGAAGAAATGAATCTGGCCGCCCATCAGATCCTCTCGAACGAGCATTCGCTAAGTCTGATCGGCAGTAGCAATGGTAGCATCTTTGGTGGATCAGCCAGTGGTCTGGGTGGTTTGagtggtggcggcggcggaaGTAGCAACATTCGGAATGCCTTTGGTGGAAGCGGAAGTGGACCATCCTCGTTGTCGCCGCAGCATCAACCGTATTCGGGAACATTACAGTCGCCACCGATACCGGACAATCGTCTCAGACGGGTTGCCACAGTCACGACCTCGAACAATAATCATAAGTCCCCAAATGGCCAAAACAGAACGAATAATTTAAATAGCAGCCAAGTGACCATGTCGCCCACAATGCAACAGCAACCACAGCAACAACCGCCACAAAAATCGCCACCGCGAGGTCAAGGAAACCACACCTTCTCCTCTTAG